The following coding sequences lie in one Pseudomonas syringae CC1557 genomic window:
- a CDS encoding putative bifunctional diguanylate cyclase/phosphodiesterase, which yields MSTYPVSDNDEERIQTLNAFGLMDTPPEHQYDQIVQMASRIFDAPIVLISLVHRDRQFFKARVGLDVCETGRDVSFCNFALMGRTVFWVPDASQDARFSANALVLGAPHIRFYAGAPLITANGHVLGSLCLIDNQPRALFSDRDQRVLQDLAIMVIEKMELRRLELETRDSHTRFMNITSTSPDAIICSNSKNQITSWNNSAELIFGHTSEDAVGKPLDIIIPQEMRSRHNAGFSRVVSGGPASIIGKSVNLTAIHRDGHKIPIELSLSQWSAAGEPQFGAIIRDVTQRVAADKLLKHAAEYDHLTGLANRSTLKRRIKEACDAQISAAILLIDLDGFKDVNDTLGHAAGDFVLKVTSSRLREHVPTFHMVARLGGDEFVVFMADTADQSKAITLGLALIAVIEEPIEFEDNSIYIGASVGVSVRSGSDYDGEQMLGNADLALYQAKSDGRSLVRVFTAEHRQTASKRGALSSSMRQAWANKEFELYYQPQIRLADGAITGAEALIRWNHPTLGVVSPAFFLHALEAGLLAIPVGEWILRSACEQAAQWRNSGCDGFRIGVNLFAAQFRMRDFSEMVESALNDFSLPAHSLELEITENIILRNEQRIMEPLRHLRSLGVGIAFDDFGTGYASLSLLKDYPVTRLKIDRSFVSGVERSKKDEVIIEAVIRLAAGFNLQVTAEGIETGEQESLMRHYLCDEGQGYLYGRPMTAHEFTARYISTHERASAVRDHK from the coding sequence ATGAGCACTTACCCAGTAAGCGATAACGACGAAGAGCGCATTCAGACGTTGAATGCTTTCGGGTTGATGGATACGCCACCTGAGCACCAATACGATCAGATCGTGCAAATGGCATCGCGAATTTTTGATGCCCCCATTGTTCTGATTTCTTTGGTCCATCGCGACCGACAATTCTTCAAGGCACGTGTCGGCCTCGATGTATGCGAAACGGGTCGTGACGTCTCGTTTTGTAATTTTGCGCTCATGGGCCGTACTGTTTTCTGGGTGCCTGATGCATCGCAGGATGCGAGATTCAGCGCAAACGCCCTGGTTCTCGGAGCGCCCCATATTCGCTTTTACGCGGGGGCGCCACTCATAACCGCCAACGGTCATGTCTTGGGCAGTTTATGTCTGATCGACAATCAGCCCCGAGCGTTATTCTCGGACCGTGACCAGCGTGTCCTTCAGGACCTGGCCATCATGGTTATTGAAAAAATGGAGTTGCGCCGGCTCGAACTCGAGACCAGGGACAGTCATACCCGATTCATGAACATCACGTCGACTTCACCCGATGCCATTATTTGCTCAAACAGCAAAAATCAAATCACCTCATGGAATAACTCAGCCGAGCTTATTTTCGGGCATACCTCCGAAGACGCAGTGGGAAAGCCGCTCGACATCATTATTCCGCAAGAGATGCGCTCCCGACACAATGCAGGTTTCTCGAGGGTGGTCTCCGGCGGCCCGGCCAGCATCATTGGAAAATCCGTCAACCTGACGGCCATACATCGCGACGGCCATAAAATACCCATCGAACTTTCGCTTTCGCAATGGAGCGCTGCTGGCGAGCCACAATTTGGGGCGATCATTCGTGACGTCACCCAGCGTGTCGCTGCGGACAAACTACTGAAGCACGCGGCTGAATACGATCATCTGACAGGCCTCGCCAATCGCTCAACACTCAAAAGGCGGATCAAAGAGGCGTGTGACGCACAGATATCAGCGGCAATTCTTCTGATAGACCTGGATGGTTTCAAGGATGTTAACGATACGTTAGGCCACGCCGCAGGTGATTTTGTCCTCAAAGTGACGTCCAGTCGCCTTCGCGAACACGTGCCGACGTTTCATATGGTTGCCCGTCTGGGTGGCGACGAATTCGTAGTTTTCATGGCAGACACCGCAGATCAGTCCAAAGCGATCACGCTGGGTTTGGCGCTCATTGCAGTCATCGAGGAACCCATAGAGTTTGAAGACAACTCCATTTATATCGGAGCCAGTGTCGGCGTGTCCGTAAGGTCAGGTTCCGATTACGATGGGGAGCAAATGCTGGGCAACGCGGACTTGGCGCTCTATCAAGCCAAGTCTGACGGACGATCCCTTGTTCGTGTGTTCACCGCCGAGCATCGACAGACCGCTTCAAAAAGAGGAGCGCTCAGCTCATCAATGCGTCAGGCATGGGCGAACAAAGAGTTTGAGCTGTACTACCAGCCCCAGATACGACTTGCCGATGGCGCAATTACCGGGGCCGAGGCCCTAATACGATGGAACCATCCGACCCTCGGTGTCGTGTCCCCGGCGTTTTTTTTACATGCTCTGGAAGCAGGCCTGCTAGCGATACCGGTAGGCGAATGGATATTGCGTTCAGCCTGTGAGCAGGCCGCTCAATGGCGCAACAGCGGCTGTGACGGGTTCAGGATCGGCGTCAATTTGTTCGCCGCTCAATTTCGCATGCGCGACTTTTCTGAAATGGTTGAAAGTGCACTTAACGACTTTTCCTTGCCCGCGCACTCACTTGAACTGGAAATTACAGAAAACATCATTTTGCGAAACGAGCAGCGAATCATGGAACCCCTTCGCCACCTTCGATCATTGGGGGTAGGCATTGCGTTCGATGATTTCGGTACAGGCTATGCGTCCTTGAGCCTTCTGAAAGACTATCCGGTCACCCGCCTGAAGATTGATCGCTCGTTTGTCAGTGGCGTCGAACGCAGCAAAAAAGACGAAGTCATCATCGAGGCTGTTATCAGGCTGGCGGCCGGTTTTAACCTTCAAGTCACTGCAGAAGGCATCGAAACCGGCGAACAGGAAAGTTTGATGCGGCATTATTTGTGCGATGAAGGCCAAGGCTATCTGTATGGTCGCCCTATGACGGCTCATGAATTCACTGCGCGTTATATCTCGACTCATGAACGAGCATCGGCTGTGCGGGATCATAAATAA
- the hmgA gene encoding homogentisate 1,2-dioxygenase — translation MAIHSSTDVLVYQSGFGNQFSSEALPGALPVGQNSPQRHSLGLYAEQFSGTAFTVARSEARRSWLYRIKPSAAHPRYQRMDRQIVGREQGPINPNRLRWNAFDVPAEATDFIDGLISLASTSTADQADGVSVYVYAANTSMQRAFFNADGEWLIVPQQGRLRIVTELGLLDIEPLEIAVLPRGLKFSVQLLDGNARGYICENHGCALRLPELGPIGSNGLANPRDFLTPVAWFEERDKPLQLVQKFLGELWATQLEHSPFDVVGWHGNNVPYKYDLRRFNTLGTVSYDHPDPSIFTVLTSPGVIHGQANIDFVIFPPRWMVAENTFRPPWFHRNLMNEFMGLIDGAYDAKAEGFMPGGASLHNCMSAHGPDNVTAEKAIAADLKPHKIENTMAFMFETGKVLRPSRHALGCPQLQADYDACWNGMARTFNQESF, via the coding sequence ATGGCTATTCATTCCAGCACCGACGTACTGGTTTACCAGTCGGGCTTCGGCAACCAGTTCAGCAGCGAAGCCTTGCCAGGCGCATTGCCGGTGGGTCAGAACTCGCCGCAGAGGCATTCGCTGGGCCTGTACGCCGAGCAATTCTCGGGAACTGCCTTTACCGTCGCACGCAGCGAAGCCCGACGCAGCTGGCTGTACCGGATTAAACCCTCGGCGGCGCATCCGCGCTATCAACGTATGGACCGGCAGATCGTCGGCCGTGAACAAGGCCCGATCAACCCCAATCGCTTACGCTGGAATGCTTTCGATGTGCCGGCCGAAGCCACTGACTTCATTGATGGCCTGATTTCCCTGGCCAGCACCTCGACGGCGGATCAGGCCGACGGTGTCAGCGTGTATGTGTATGCAGCCAACACCTCAATGCAGCGCGCATTTTTCAATGCCGATGGCGAGTGGCTGATCGTGCCGCAACAAGGGCGGCTGAGAATCGTCACTGAGCTGGGCCTGCTGGACATCGAACCGCTGGAAATAGCTGTGCTGCCGCGTGGTCTGAAATTCAGTGTGCAACTGCTCGATGGTAACGCACGCGGTTATATCTGCGAGAACCACGGTTGTGCCTTGCGCCTGCCGGAGCTCGGGCCTATCGGCAGCAACGGGCTGGCCAACCCGCGTGATTTCCTGACCCCGGTAGCCTGGTTTGAAGAACGCGATAAGCCGTTGCAACTGGTGCAGAAATTCCTTGGCGAATTGTGGGCGACGCAGCTGGAACATTCGCCGTTCGACGTGGTGGGATGGCATGGCAACAACGTGCCGTACAAGTACGACCTGCGGCGCTTCAATACCCTCGGCACGGTCAGCTACGATCACCCGGACCCGTCGATCTTCACCGTGCTGACTTCGCCAGGTGTCATCCACGGGCAGGCGAACATCGATTTTGTGATCTTCCCGCCGCGCTGGATGGTGGCAGAGAACACTTTCCGGCCACCGTGGTTTCATCGCAACCTGATGAACGAGTTCATGGGCCTGATCGATGGCGCCTACGATGCCAAGGCCGAAGGCTTCATGCCCGGCGGGGCGTCGCTGCACAACTGCATGAGCGCCCATGGCCCGGATAACGTCACCGCGGAAAAAGCCATCGCTGCGGACCTCAAACCGCACAAAATCGAAAACACCATGGCCTTCATGTTCGAAACCGGCAAAGTATTACGCCCCAGTCGCCATGCGCTGGGCTGCCCGCAACTGCAAGCCGATTACGATGCCTGCTGGAATGGCATGGCCAGAACGTTCAACCAGGAGTCGTTTTGA
- the hppD gene encoding 4-hydroxyphenylpyruvate dioxygenase, which yields MADLYENPMGLMGFEFIEFASPTPNSLEPVFEMMGFTRVATHRSKDVTLYRQGAINLILNNEPHSLASYFAAEHGPSVCGMAFRVKDAQQAYNRALELGAQPLEIATGPMELRLPAIKGIGGAPLYLIDRFGEGTSIYDIDFNFIDGVDRHPVGAGLKFIDHLTHNVYRGRMAYWANFYEKLFNFRELRYFDIKGEYTGLTSKAMSAPDGMIRIPLNEESSKGAGQIEEFLMQFNGEGIQHVAFFTDDLIQTWDALKATGMRFMTAPPDTYYEMLQGRLPDHGEPEAELKSRGILLDGSSEGGERRLLLQIFSATLMGPVFFEFIQRKGDDGFGEGNFKALFESIERDQIQRGVLTPD from the coding sequence ATGGCTGATCTCTACGAAAATCCGATGGGCCTGATGGGCTTTGAATTCATCGAATTCGCTTCACCGACCCCCAACTCTCTTGAGCCTGTGTTCGAGATGATGGGCTTCACCAGGGTTGCGACTCACCGTTCCAAGGATGTGACGCTGTACCGCCAGGGCGCGATCAACCTGATCCTCAATAATGAACCGCACAGCCTGGCGTCCTACTTTGCGGCTGAGCATGGCCCATCAGTGTGCGGCATGGCATTCCGCGTCAAGGACGCCCAGCAGGCCTACAACCGGGCGCTGGAACTGGGCGCGCAACCGCTGGAAATCGCCACCGGGCCTATGGAGTTGCGCCTGCCAGCGATCAAGGGCATTGGTGGCGCGCCGTTGTACCTGATCGACCGGTTTGGCGAAGGGACGTCGATCTATGACATCGACTTCAACTTCATCGATGGCGTGGACCGTCATCCGGTCGGTGCGGGCCTGAAATTCATCGATCACCTGACCCACAACGTGTATCGCGGTCGTATGGCTTACTGGGCGAACTTTTACGAAAAACTGTTCAACTTTCGTGAACTGCGTTACTTCGATATCAAGGGCGAATACACCGGCCTGACCTCCAAGGCCATGAGCGCGCCGGATGGCATGATCCGCATCCCGTTGAACGAAGAATCATCGAAAGGCGCCGGGCAGATCGAAGAGTTCCTGATGCAGTTCAATGGCGAAGGCATTCAGCACGTAGCCTTCTTCACCGATGACCTGATTCAGACCTGGGACGCACTGAAAGCCACCGGCATGCGCTTCATGACGGCACCGCCGGACACTTACTATGAAATGCTGCAAGGGCGCCTGCCGGATCACGGCGAGCCTGAAGCCGAACTCAAGTCACGCGGTATCCTGCTGGACGGCTCCTCGGAGGGTGGCGAACGTCGACTGCTGTTGCAGATATTCTCCGCCACCCTGATGGGGCCGGTGTTCTTCGAATTCATCCAGCGCAAGGGCGACGACGGGTTCGGCGAAGGCAACTTCAAGGCACTGTTCGAATCTATCGAACGCGATCAGATCCAGCGCGGTGTACTGACGCCGGATTGA
- a CDS encoding IclR family transcriptional regulator, which produces MTQETESPAGGRQQKVQAAEVGLGVLKALAELSPSTSLSKLAEHLGMPPSKVHRYLQALIASGFAEQDAVNNHYGLGREALQVGLASLGKLDVLKVSAPWLANLRDELNQTCFLAVWGNKGPTVVYVEPSMGAVTLVTQIGSVLPLLSSSTGLVFDSFLAKGETALLREQETPHLDAGQLREIERHIEQIRSTGVHQIQGMLMPGINAASSPLFAMGDKLVGVITVVGPGSVLNDAAQSEAARRLLETATVISARMGGSRSPV; this is translated from the coding sequence ATGACCCAAGAAACTGAAAGCCCTGCGGGTGGACGTCAGCAGAAGGTTCAGGCAGCCGAAGTCGGCCTGGGCGTACTCAAGGCGCTGGCTGAATTGTCGCCGTCCACCTCGCTGTCAAAACTGGCCGAGCATCTGGGCATGCCGCCCAGCAAGGTCCACCGTTACCTGCAGGCGCTGATCGCCAGCGGCTTTGCCGAACAGGATGCCGTCAACAACCATTACGGGCTGGGGCGAGAAGCATTGCAGGTCGGGCTGGCATCGCTGGGCAAGCTGGACGTGCTGAAGGTGTCGGCGCCATGGCTGGCCAACCTGCGCGACGAACTGAACCAGACCTGCTTCCTGGCCGTATGGGGTAACAAAGGCCCGACGGTGGTGTACGTCGAGCCGTCGATGGGCGCGGTGACGCTGGTCACGCAGATCGGTTCGGTGCTGCCGCTGCTCAGTTCGTCTACCGGACTGGTGTTCGACAGCTTTCTGGCCAAGGGAGAAACCGCGCTGCTGCGTGAACAGGAAACGCCTCATCTGGATGCGGGTCAACTGCGCGAGATCGAGCGCCACATCGAGCAGATCCGCAGCACTGGCGTTCACCAGATTCAGGGCATGCTGATGCCGGGCATCAACGCAGCCTCCTCGCCCCTGTTCGCCATGGGCGACAAGCTGGTGGGGGTGATCACGGTGGTTGGGCCGGGATCAGTGTTGAATGACGCGGCGCAGAGCGAGGCGGCCAGACGTCTGCTTGAAACGGCGACGGTGATCAGTGCGCGTATGGGCGGTAGCCGTTCGCCCGTTTGA
- a CDS encoding sensor domain-containing diguanylate cyclase, translated as MTHLSFMSTRLTASALTKALIGFIVLVCLSLVLATAWQMNQSKRERIAAARIAVSNIVLAAEQQAQDTIKQADNTLRDLVERVEHDGVADEQQARLTKLMAQDLVNVKALQGLFIYDAQGNWVANSFAKGIQTKNNDDRGYFIYHRDNTDESIHLGSIVQSRNTGDMVIPISRRINAADGSFAGVALATVPVAYFQTFFERMDVDDKGVIFLALNNGDLLARRPTLTALMTTNVAKGDIFTRYLPYSDSGTASIKSVVDGVERIYAYRRVSGLPIVAAAGVSLQHVFAPWWAYALRSMVMTGIIILALALLGVLLYRQIRQLITAEGELNIARNELEIIAHTDSLTHLANRRCFDAALQQEWERASRDDSTIAIILLDIDWFKQYNDIYGHLRGDDCLRQVAGLIGSSITRAGDIAARYGGEEFVILLPETDLASALSVAEKVKSSIVNTFIEHSASPLGKLTISSGVVAINAPAKEGYTTALEEADRLLYFAKTKGRNRVEGRLIHGLHGAGRLANA; from the coding sequence ATGACCCATCTCTCCTTTATGTCGACGAGGCTCACGGCCTCGGCGCTCACCAAAGCGTTGATCGGCTTCATTGTTCTGGTTTGTCTATCGTTGGTTCTGGCTACGGCCTGGCAGATGAACCAGTCCAAGCGTGAGCGCATCGCCGCCGCCAGAATTGCGGTATCCAACATCGTTCTTGCCGCGGAGCAGCAAGCCCAGGACACGATAAAGCAGGCTGATAACACGCTGCGCGATCTTGTCGAGCGTGTTGAACATGACGGGGTCGCAGACGAGCAGCAAGCCCGTTTGACAAAGCTGATGGCTCAAGACCTGGTGAACGTGAAAGCGCTTCAAGGGCTCTTCATCTACGATGCGCAGGGCAACTGGGTCGCCAACTCCTTTGCCAAGGGCATACAGACGAAAAACAATGACGATCGCGGGTACTTCATCTATCACCGCGATAACACTGATGAGTCCATCCACTTAGGTTCCATCGTGCAAAGCCGCAATACGGGAGACATGGTCATCCCGATCAGTCGGCGTATCAATGCTGCCGACGGCAGTTTTGCAGGCGTTGCCTTGGCTACGGTGCCCGTGGCGTATTTTCAAACGTTTTTCGAGCGCATGGATGTAGACGACAAGGGCGTCATCTTCCTCGCGCTGAACAATGGCGACCTGCTGGCCCGGCGACCTACATTAACCGCACTCATGACGACCAATGTGGCCAAGGGCGATATCTTCACGCGCTATCTGCCTTATAGCGACAGCGGTACCGCCTCGATCAAATCTGTGGTTGATGGCGTAGAAAGGATATATGCCTATCGGCGGGTGTCCGGATTACCCATCGTCGCCGCTGCCGGCGTTTCCTTGCAGCATGTGTTTGCGCCCTGGTGGGCCTATGCGCTGCGGTCCATGGTCATGACCGGCATCATTATTCTGGCGTTGGCGTTGTTGGGCGTTTTGTTGTATCGGCAAATCCGACAGTTGATCACTGCGGAAGGCGAACTGAACATCGCCAGAAACGAGCTGGAGATCATCGCTCACACTGACAGCCTGACGCATTTGGCCAATCGACGCTGCTTCGATGCTGCCTTGCAACAGGAGTGGGAACGAGCAAGCCGCGATGACTCAACTATCGCAATCATTTTGTTGGATATTGACTGGTTCAAGCAATACAACGACATCTATGGCCATCTGCGGGGTGACGACTGCCTGAGGCAGGTAGCAGGGCTCATCGGCAGCAGTATCACCCGGGCTGGGGATATTGCAGCACGTTACGGCGGTGAGGAATTTGTCATTCTGCTGCCCGAAACGGATTTGGCGAGTGCGCTGAGCGTCGCTGAAAAAGTCAAATCATCCATCGTGAATACTTTTATAGAACACTCCGCCAGCCCGCTGGGCAAACTGACGATCAGCTCGGGCGTAGTGGCGATCAATGCACCAGCGAAGGAGGGGTATACCACCGCTCTGGAGGAGGCAGATCGACTCCTTTACTTCGCTAAAACCAAAGGTCGCAACCGTGTCGAGGGTCGGTTGATTCATGGTTTGCATGGAGCGGGTCGTCTTGCCAACGCATAG